From Tripterygium wilfordii isolate XIE 37 chromosome 13, ASM1340144v1, whole genome shotgun sequence, the proteins below share one genomic window:
- the LOC120011897 gene encoding uncharacterized protein LOC120011897: MDERMRSGDPPGIVVKNRNSSGCLIVRKKGSDGVGGAVASGSRRSLQLKKEKKRPRLVLSGSGSSDELLVPPRRRVAPETIRVCNGLSVSEKGILEESQIGRKRDREEYSRLNEIGTNGEGQSERKNDRLDVFEFDEYDGIDVESVRRKCFNDVGAEVGGRKFLESMPIGRSGIQREYMTGSSGQYSEKRKNCYYERTSGFSQGDRVDRIRLSMDREEARRPTSLLHDKYLGDSDEPIRVQGKNGVLKVMVNKNKKVGRSLSNYDQLEAEGNWRGSKTNDTVNRNVMTHPSYSSESRSREKPGSFIRTQENQLNSRKSFSTRKTEEHDSSSEDSDTSLKPSSKNVQARNSTKRFLAAKNGVIHQDLKDDDMTPMLVSKNVESRNYKRRLSTKNDRGAHLESEASNMSLKVGSKKVEYCNMKKSAMTKYNKGADTDSEDSDTSPKMGPKSVEAHYSTRRLTSGGEKTPCSKLVPSKVEAGKVRRGSGTEKQKLREQIRAMLLNAGWTIDYRPRRNRDYLDAVYINPSGTAYWSIIKAYDALQNQLNEDDEEAKPTGDGSSFTPLSEEVLSQLTRKTRKKIEKEMKKKQQESSESENAEDVCVKKSASARHKGESMDSGSQEEKLNSFIKHGGKSSKSRVSENGRTSSHHFCDGAEIPFIESSSHQLQGQKSRKLGRCTLRIRNSNKGLNSETDGFIPYSGKRTLLSWLIDIGSVQLSQKVQYKNRRRTKVMLEGWITRDGIHCGCCSKILTVSKFEIHAGSKLRQPFQNIYLDSGMSLLQCQIDAWVKQEKSERIGFNPVDIDGDDPNDDTCGLCGDGGDLICCDGCPSTFHQICLDIQMLPPGDWYCPYCACKFCGKGSDDIGQENDSSVHALLSCTLCEKKYHQSCTLDIPLSVDSNSSFTYFCGQKCIELSEQIQKYLGVELEEGYSWSLIHRMDTGSDASSRELPQRVECNSKLAVALTVMEECFLPIIDRRSGINLLHNVLYNCGSNFNRLNYGGFYTAILERGDEIISAATIRFHGTQLTEMPFIGTRHIYRRQGMCRRLFCAIEAALRSLKVEKMIIPAISELTHTWTGVFGFTPLEDSLKQELRSMNVLVFPGIDMLQKLLQRENSEEDVSISAKQMEIIGKHFIPFVVDNKSDVDASVGHDSLECDDGHLRDAKVINDRVTAAYSDSQGPGVSLSNASEKSNSLDASHEPKIPVSLEGTFTDSESGDKVAESVLDGKCHPISVMSYNMEEMENKSILNSSIKFGTPSSKESGATVMVSDSQCQSVSLSDTPLVSSSMDASYEGGIPVSLEGAVSADSESGDKLAESASNKEGVISDASPRPGALEIKGQQVLLPHNGENAQSCEKDNAEDGHALHANVAKSHELTIPVLLDETLCADSKSGDKSSIYASSTEDKTFSDMSPHALEMKNEPALNSSVEDDAQDCNEGNMDDEPELNGFTAQQRLEIRQL, translated from the exons ATGGACGAGCGTATGAGATCTGGCGATCCTCCGGGAATTGTGGTTAAGAATAGGAACTCCTCCGGTTGTTTGATCGTGAGAAAGAAGGGTAGTGATGGAGTGGGCGGTGCTGTTGCCTCGGGTTCCAGGAGGAGTTTACagttgaagaaggagaagaagaggcCTAGGTTGGTTTTGAGCGGTTCTGGGTCTAGTGATGAGCTTTTAGTGCCTCCTCGTAGAAGGGTTGCCCCTGAAACAATTCGGGTCTGTAATGGTTTGAGTGTTTCTGAGAAAGGTATTTTGGAGGAGAGTCAAATTGGTAGAAAGAGGGACAGGGAGGAGTATTCTAGGCTTAACGAGATTGGTACGAATGGTGAGGGGCAGAGTGAAAGGAAGAATGATAGGTTAGATGTATTTGAGTTTGATGAATATGATGGGATTGATGTGGAGAGTGTGAGGAGGAAGTGTTTCAATGATGTTGGAGCAGAAGTTGGGGGCAGAAAGTTTTTGGAGTCAATGCCTATAGGTCGAAGTGGCATTCAGAGGGAATATATGACAGGTTCCAGCGGGCAATATTCTGAGAAGAGGAAAAATTGTTATTATGAGAGGACAAGTGGCTTTAGTCAAGGAGATCGTGTTGATAGGATTAGGTTGTCCATGGATAGGGAAGAAGCTCGGCGACCTACATCCTTATTACATGATAAGTACTTGGGTGATTCAGATGAACCCATCAGGGTCCAGGGAAAAAATGGTGTTTTGAAGGTGATGgtaaacaagaacaagaaggTTGGTAGGTCCCTGAGCAATTATGATCAACTTGAAGCTGAGGGAAACTGGAGGGGTTCGAAGACGAATGATACCGTAAACAGGAATGTTATGACGCATCCCTCATATTCTAGTGAATCGAGAAGTCGTGAGAAACCTGGTTCATTCATTAGGACTCAAGAAAATCAGTTAAATTCACGAAAATCATTTTCAACTAGAAAGACTGAGGAACATGACTCAAGTTCAGAGGACAGTGATACCTCGTTGAAGCCCAGCTCAAAGAATGTGCAGGCTCGTAATTCTACGAAGAGATTTTTAGCAGCAAAGAATGGGGTCATTCATCAGGATTTAAAGGATGATGATATGACACCAATGCTGGTATCAAAGAATGTTGAATCTCGTAATTATAAAAGGAGACTATCAACTAAAAATGATAGAGGTGCCCATTTAGAATCAGAAGCCAGCAATATGTCCCTGAAGGTGGGATCGAAGAAGGTGGAATATTGTAATATGAAGAAATCGGCAATGACTAAATACAACAAGGGTGCTGACACAGATTCGGAGGACAGTGATACATCTCCGAAGATGGGACCAAAAAGCGTTGAAGCTCATTATTCTACAAGGAGGTTGACTTCTGGAGGTGAAAAAACACCATGCAGTAAGCTCGTTCCTTCAAAAGTTGAAGCAGGAAAGGTTAGGCGTGGAAGTGGGACAGAAAAGCAAAAATTGCGTGAACAGATAAGGGCGATGCTTCTGAATGCTGGATGGACGATAGATTATCGACCTAGAAGGAACAGAGACTACCTAGATGCAGTTTATATTAATCCCAGTGGAACTGCTTACTGGTCCATTATCAAGGCTTACGATGCACTTCAAAATCAATTAAACGAAGATGACGAAGAGGCCAAACCTACTGGTGATGGTTCCTCTTTCACCCCATTGTCAGAAGAGGTGCTCAGCCAATTGACAAGGAAGACTCGAAAgaagattgagaaagaaatgaaaaagaagcAACAAGAAAGCAGCGAGAGCGAGAATGCAGAGGATGTTTGTGTGAAAAAGTCTGCAAGCGCCAGGCACAAGGGGGAAAGCATGGACAGTGGTAgccaagaagagaaactaaaCTCCTTTATAAAGCACGGTGGTAAGTCTTCAAAGAGTAGAGTGAGTGAAAATGGTCGAACCTCAAGCCATCACTTCTGTGATGGTGCTGAAATACCATTCATTGAGTCCAGTTCTCATCAGTTGCAAGGACAAAAAAGTAGAAAACTTGGCAGATGCACTTTGCGAATTAGAAATTCTAACAAGGGGCTTAATTCAGAAACTGATGGTTTTATTCCATATAGTGGAAAACGTACACTACTTTCCTGGCTGATTGATATTGGAAGTGTGCAGTTGAGCCAGAAGGTACAGTATAAGAACCGCAGAAGGACAAAAGTGATGCTGGAGGGGTGGATTACGAGAGATGGTATCCATTGTGGTTGTTGTAGTAAGATCCTCACAGTATCAAAGTTTGAGATACATGCTGGAAGCAAATTACGCCAGCCATTTCAGAACATATACTTGGACTCAGGAATGTCCTTACTGCAGTGTCAGATTGATGCATGGGTTAAGCAAGAGAAGTCTGAGCGGATTGGGTTCAACCCTGTAGACATTGATGGTGATGACCCAAATGATGATACTTGTGGCCTCTGCGGAGATGGTGGGGATCTGATCTGTTGTGATGGCTGCCCTTCAACATTTCACCAGATCTGCTTAGATATTCAG ATGCTTCCCCCAGGTGATTGGTACTGTCCATATTGTGCATGCAAATTTTGTGGGAAAGGCAGTGATGATATTGGTCAAGAAAATGATTCAAGTGTTCATGCACTTCTCAGCTGCACTCTTTGCGAGAAGAAGT ATCACCAATCATGCACACTGGATATCCCTCTTTCTGTCGATTCCAATAGTTCGTTTACTTATTTTTGCGGGCAGAAATGCATAGAG CTCTCTGAGCAGATCCAGAAGTATCTTGGGGTTGAACTGGAAGAAGGATATTCATGGTCACTCATTCATAGAATGGATACAGGTTCAGATGCATCATCCCGTGAGCTTCCTCAAAGAGTGGAATGCAATTCCAAGCTAGCTGTTGCACTGACAGTTATGGAAGAATGTTTTTTGCCCATTATTGACCGGAGAAGTGGAATCAATTTACTGCATAATGTTCTTTATAACTGCGG GTCGAATTTCAACCGGCTGAACTATGGTGGATTCTACACTGCAATTCTGGAGAGGGGTGATGAAATTATATCTGCTGCAACTATCAG GTTCCACGGCACTCAGTTGACGGAGATGCCATTTATTGGAACACGCCATATATATAGGCGTCAAGGGATGTGCCGTCGCCTATTTTGCGCCATTGAAGCG GCTCTCCGTTCTCTCAAAGTTGAGAAAATGATTATCCCTGCAATTTCGGAGCTTACACATACATGGACGGGAGTTTTTGGTTTTACTCCTCTTGAGGACTCACTTAAGCAAGAATTGAGGTCCATGAATGTGCTGGTTTTCCCTGGTATAGACATGTTGCAGAAGCTCCTCCAGCGAGAGAATAGTGAAGAGGATGTTTCAA TAAGTGCAAAGCAAATGGAGATCATAGGCAAGCATTTTATTCCGTTTGTTGTTGACAAtaaatctgatgtggatgcctCTGTTGGGCATGATAGTCTTGAGTGCGACGATGGTCACTTGCGAGATGCCAAAGTGATCAATGATAGAGTGACTGCTGCATATTCTGATTCTCAAGGCCCAGGTGTTTCCTTAAGCAATGCTTCTGAGAAGAGTAATTCCCTGGATGCTTCTCATGAACCTAAAATTCCAGTTTCACTTGAAGGGACATTTACTGATTCTGAATCAGGAGATAAGGTAGCCGAATCTGTTTTGGATGGGAAATGCCACCCAATATCTGTTATGAGTTACAACATGGAAGAGATGGAAAATAAATCCATATTGAATTCTTCTATTAAATTTGGTACTCCCTCCTCTAAAGAGAGTGGTGCAACTGTTATGGTCTCTGATTCGCAGTGTCAAAGTGTTTCCTTGAGTGATACTCCTTTGGTAAGTAGTTCAATGGATGCTTCCTATGAAGGTGGAATTCCAGTTTCACTAGAGGGTGCTGTAAGTGCTGATTCTGAATCAGGAGACAAGTTGGCGGAATCTGCTTCCAACAAGGAAGGTGTCATCTCTGATGCAAGTCCCAGGCCTGGTGCACTAGAGATAAAAGGGCAGCAAGTATTGCTTCCTCACAACGGAGAGAATGCTCAGTCGTGTGAAAAAGATAATGCGGAGGATGGCCATGCACTGCATGCTAATGTTGCCAAATCTCATGAACTAACAATACCAGTTTTGCTTGACGAGACTTTATGTGCTGATTCCAAATCAGGAGACAAATCATCTATATATGCATCCAGCACGGAAGATAAAACTTTCTCAGATATGAGTCCCCATGCTCTGGAGATGAAAAACGAGCCAGCATTGAATTCTTCTGTCGAAGATGATGCTCAGGATTGTAATGAAGGCAACATGGATGATGAACCTGAATTAAATG GATTCACAGCACAGCAGAGACTGGAAATTCGTCAACTTTAA